GGCGCCGGCACCGTCGACAAGCTGCCGGTCGATGCGCTCGTCGGACCGTGTCGCGTGGTCGAGTTCGATGGCCCGCGTCACATCAGCGCTGCATGGCTCGACCTGGCCGGCATACCGGCGGGGACGGAGCGCATCCTCTTCAAGACGCGCAATAGCGAACGCTGGCGCGAGCCGGTGAAGCCGTTCGACCGCGACTTTGTCGCGCTCGACCGCACCGCAGCACGCTGGTGCGTTGACCGCGGCATGAAGCTCGTCGGCATCGACTACCTCTCGATCGAGCCTCAGGGGCCCGAGAAAGAGGGATACCCCACGCACAAGCAGCTCCTCGGCGCGAGGATCGTGATCATCGAGGGGCTCGATCTAAAGGACGTTCGGCCCGGTCAGTACGACCTCGCCTGCGGTGCGATCAAGTTCGAAGGCGGTGACGGTGCACCCGCAAGGGTCTTCCTCATCGAACGCTGACACTCGCGGCGCGGACGAGGTCGAGATCGGCCAGGCGCCTAGTCGTTTCGAGCGTGCGATCACGTGGACGCGCATCGCGGGCGCGGTCGCGGCGCTGCTCATCGCCCCGCTCCTTCCGAACCTGGGACTCCCATACGTGCTCGCGCTCTCGGGCTTCCTGGTGGCGTGGGCGGTCGTGCTGCATGTCCTGTCCGGACGCGCGAGCACCCCGGCGGATCTCGAGCAGACCTCGAAGGTGGCCTTCGTCGGGGACTGCATCGTCATCTTCCTCGGGATGCTGGTGGTCACGCCTGACCCGAACTGGGTCCTGTTCCCGATCTTCGCCGTGCTGTTCATCATCACCGCCGCGTTCCGACTCGGCGATGTCGGAGCGGGCGCCGCGACGCTCATCGTGTCGCTCGAATTCCTCGGCCTTGCGATCTGGCGCGAGCGTGCGCTGGGTCTGCCGATCACGCTTCCCTACCTGGCGTTCATCGTCGTCCTCTACGGACTTACCGCGCTCATCGTCTCGGCGATGCTGCGCGAGGTGGGCGTCATGCGGCGCGAGCGCACGGCGCTCATCCGCGACGCGAGCGATGCCCTGGAGCTGCGACGCGCCGACCGCGAACGCCGCGAGCTGCTCGATCGCGAACGCGCCGCGCGAACGGAGGCGGAGATCGCGACGGCGCGGCTTGAGGCGCTGCAGCGGATCACCGACGCCGCGCTTGCGCGCAGCGGGCTCGACGACCAGCTGTCCGAGATGCTGCGCCGGATCATGCCTGTCTTCGACGCCCGTGCCGCGCTCGCGCTCGTACCGAGCCTCCCTGCCGGAAGCTTTTCGGTGCGCGCCGCGGTCGGGATCGATCAGATGCTGCGTGCGCCGGTGCGCGTGCATGGCGGCGACGCGGAGCGCGCGATCCAGGCGCACCGGCCGATGCCGATCCTCGATCTGTCCGCTGCGGAACTGGACGCGCTCGTCGGCTCATCGGTGCAGGCGTCGGTCGTCGCGCCGCTGCACGCCGAGGGCGAGCTCGTCGGTCTTTTGTACCTCGCCAGTGACCACGGGCACGCTTTCACGTCCGACGAGCTCGGCCTGCTCCGTCTCATCGCCGAGCGCGTAGCGGGCACGATCGATCGTGCGGCACTCCTTGAGTCCGAGAGGCGCGCACGCGGGGCGGCAGAAGCGGCGGAAGGTCGCATGCGATTGCTGCTCGAAGCGGGCGAGGCGCTCAGTGAGGAGACCGCCGTGCAGCGCCGCCTCGAGCAGATCACGCGGCTCGCGGTGCCGAAGCTCGCGGACTTCTGCGCGATCGATCTGCTCGAAGAGGATGGATCGCTGCGGCGCGTGGCCCTCGCGGCATTGGAAGTCGATGTCGAGCGTGCGAACTGGGCTGTCGCGAGCCGCTACCGGCGCGATCCGCTAGGAACGCATCCGGTGTGGGAGGTGCTGCGCGACGCGCGGCCGCTCGTCTGGGACGAGGTCGACCCCGACCGTCTGCAGCGCCTCGCTCGGAACGGCGACCACCTGCGCCAGCTGCTCGAGCGCGGCATCTGCTCCTGGATGGGCGTTCCGCTGAGGGTGGAGGGTCGGGTGCGCGGTGCGATGTCGTTCACCAACGCGGAGTCGCGGCGCCGTTTCGCACCGGACGATCTCGCGACCGCTGAGGAGCTTGCCGGCCGCGTGGCGGCGGCCATCGCGCGGTCACCGGGCGATACGATTGCCTGAGATGGCCACCGTGCAGCAGCCCCTCGCACTGCGCCGCGACCTCGTCCGGATCTTCGGCGAGGACCGGCTTGTCGCGGTCGTCCGGACCGCCACGCCCGAGATCGCCGAGCGCGCCGCACGCTGGGTGGCCGAGGCGGGCGTCCGTCTTGTGGAGATCACGCTCACTGTGCCCGACGCGTACGAGCTCATCGCGAAGCTCGCGACCGACGACACGTTCGCCAAGCAAGGCGCGATCGTCGGGGCCGGAACGGTGCTCTCCGGCGCGCAGGCCGAGGATGCCGTGCTCGCGGGCGCGCGATTCCTCGTCAGCCCCGCGCTGGTCCCCGAGATGCTCGCCGTCGGCCGCGCACGCGACGTGATGACGATGCCAGGAACGATGACCCCGAGCGAGATGCTGAAGGCCGCCGAGCTCGGCGCTGACTTCATCAAGATCTTCCCCATCGCGACGATCGGCGGTCCCGACTTCGTGACGAACGTCCGTCGCGCGCTGACGCACCTCCCGCTGGTCGCGACCGGGAACGTCGAATACGACGAGATCCCCGCGTACTTCAAGGCAGGCGTCGTCGGCTTCGGCATCGGCGGCCCGCTCATCCGTGGCGATCTCCTGGATCGCGGGGATCACGCCGGCGTCGTAGCCAACGCGAAGCGGTTCCTCGCAGCGACGCGCAGGGCCTGATTTGCCTCGCGACCTCCCGCTCGGCAACGGCGACTTCCTCGTCACGTTCGACGCGCGCTATCAGCTGCGCGACATCTACTACCCGCACGTCGGTCAGGAGAACCACACCGTCGGCGCGCCCTGCCGGTTCGGCGTCTGGGTCGACGGCAAGTTCAGCTGGGTCGGAGACGAAGCCTGGGAGTGCCACATCGAGTACGAGCACGAAACGCTCGTGGGCGACACGGCGCTCCACAACGCGGCGCTCGGCCTGCGGCTGCGATGCCGCGACGCCGTGGACTTCGACCGCAACATCTACTTCAAAGAGGTCACGGTCGAGGACGAGTTCGGGCGCGAACGCGAGATACGCGCGTTCCAGCACTTCGACGCGCACCTGTTCGGGAACGAAGTCGGCGACTCGGCGTTCTACGATCCGCGCTCGCAGTCGATCGTCCACTACAAGGGACGCCGCGCGTTCCTCCTCTCGGGCACGGCGGGCGGGCACTCCTTCGGGCTGACCTCGTTCGCGATCGGACAGAAGGACGCACCAGGCAAGGAGGGCACCTGGCGCGACGCGGAGGACGGCGTGCTGTCACGGAACGCCGTGGCGCAGGGCTCCATCGACAGCGTGGGGATGCTGAGCTTCCGCGTGCCGGCGAACGGAAGCTCGACGGTCGTCTTCTGGATCGGGGCCGGCGCGTCGTACGACGACGTGCGTGAGCTCGACAAGCTCGTCCGCGAGCGCGGGCCGGCATCGTTCCTCGCCCGGACGAAGGACTACTGGCGGCTCTGGGCGAACAAGGACGAATCGGTCGCTGACCATCTGCCCGCGGAGATCGCCCGGCTTTACAAGCGATCCACGCTGATCATCCGCACCCAGGTCGACAACCGCGGCGCGATCATCGCCGGGAACGACTCCGACGTCCTTCGCTTCAACCGCGACACGTATTCGTACCTCTGGCCGCGTGACGGCGCGCTCGTCGCGGATGCGCTTGACCTCGCCGGCTATGGCGAGGTGACGCGCCGCTTCTTCTTCCTCTGCGGCGACCTGATGACGCGGGAGGGCTACCTGCTGCATAAGTACAACCCCGACGGTTCGCTCGGCTCGTCGTGGCACGCCTGGTCCACTCCCGAAGGGCGGCTCGAGCTGCCGATCCAGGAGGACGAGACCGGTCTGCCGATCTGGGCGCTCTGGCAGCACTACGAACGCGACCGCGACATCGAATTCATCCGCCCGCTGTACCGCAAGCTCGTTCGCACTGGCGCCGATTTCATGGCGACGTTCCGCGAAGTGCACTCGAAGCTTCCGGCGCCCTCGTTCGATCTCTGGGAAGAGCGCCGCGGGATCCACGCCTTCACGACCGCGGCGGTGTGGGCGGGCCTCACGGCCGCACGTAACTTCGCGGTCGCCTTCGGCCAGCACGAGCTCGCGAAGCGCTACGCGGTCGCCGCGCAGGAGATCCGCGAAGCGGCGCTCACACATCTCTGGGACGAGGATCGAGGCCGGTTCGTGCGTACCGTCGCGGTGCTGCCCGACGGCATGATCGTCAAGGACGCGACGATCGACATCTCGTTGGCCGGCATCTTCCTCTTCGGCATGCTGCCCGCCGCGGATCCGCGCGTGGTCGCGACGATGAAGGCGATCGAGCAGCGCCTGACGGTGCGGACGCCCGTCGGTGGCATCGCGCGGTACGAGAACGACTACTACTTCCAGATCTCGCAGGACGTCGCCACCGTACCCGGGAATCCCTGGTTCATCAGCACGCTCTGGCTCGCTGAGTGGTACATCGCGACGGCGGCGACGCTCGACGACCTCGAGCGCCCCCTCGGGCTGCTCCGTTGGTGCGCGAGCAAGGCGCTGCCCTCGGGCGTTCTCGCGGAACAGGTGCATCCGTACAGCGGCGAGCCGCTATCGGTCTCGCCGCTCACCTGGTCCCACGCCGCGTTCGTGAGCGCCGTCCAGCATTACGCTCGCGCGTCCGCTCGGATCAAGGGACGCGCCCACGAGCGCGTCGTCCGCTCCGGAGAAGTCATCGCGTGAACAACGCTCGCACGGTGACGACCGGGGGCCTTCGGTGGCAACTCCTCGCTGCGCTCTTGGCTCTCCTCTTGTCGGCGTGCCAGTCCGTCACATCGTCCCCCTCATCGAGCGCACCGGTCGCTCCGGGAGTGGGGTCGCAGGCGACGTTCATCCTGGCGAATCCCGGCGGCCTGCTCGCGCTCGATAACACCGCCCGCACGCTCGGGCGCATCGTCGACCTCCCCCCGCAGAGCGCGCCATCCACACCGTCTCTCCATCCAGGCGGTAAGGCAGTCGTCTTCGCGCTCACGCCCCAGCCGGATCCAAAACGCGGCTTCGGCTCGGACCTGTACGTGGTGAACGTGGACGGCACGGGCCTGCGAGCCGTGGTGCAGCACGAAAGTGACAACGTCTTCTACGCGAGCCCGCGTTTCGACGCCACCGGCAACGTCATCTACTTCCACCGCCGCGCCGCGATCATCGCCAACGGCTCGTTCACCGGGAACGATGACGCCATCGAGCGTCTCGACCTGCGCACCGGCGAACGCAAGCGGATCGTGAAGGACGGCGCCGATCCGACCATCAGCCCGGACGGCAAGACGATCATCTACGTCCATCTGAAGGACGGGCAGGTCGATGCGCTGTGGCGCGCCGACATCGACGGTGCGAATGCGCGGCCTTTACTCCAGTCACGCGACACGTTCTGGTACCTGCAAGCGCCCAGGTTCTCTCCGAACGATTGCCTGATCGTGTTCTCGGCGGCTGGACACACCGTGGTACGCGGCGGCGTGGACGGCAAGCTCGCCCACCTCAGTGTGCCGTCGGACCTCTTCCTTGTTCCCTGCGACGGGACCGGTCTGAAGTCGATCGGCCAGACCGGAGATGACGTCGTGCCGGCCTGGTCGCCGGATGGGACGAAGCTCGCGTACGTCGGCCAGGGCGGGTTCTTCGTGCTAGACGTGAAGTCGGGAGTCGCCCGCACGGTCGCGCAGGGTCAGGACTTCTTCTTCGGCGACCTGCTCTGGCTCAGATAGCCACGCGGATCTCCAGGTAGCGGTCGTCCCACTCGTCCCCACGATCGATGACGTTCAGGGGATTGGTGTCGACGACCAGCGAGCCACTTGGCGACTCGCTGATGTGGAAGAGCTGGAGCGGTTTCGGCGCGGGCGTCCTCACCACGACCGCGGTGTGCTTGTCGAAGCGCGAGCCGTGGCACGGACACTCGAACAGGTCCTTCTCTGCGTTGAACGGGACGGTGCAACCGAGATGCGTGCATTTCCGGTACGCGGCGACGATCCCGCCCGGCGCGTGGAGCAGGAAGAAGCGCCCTTCACGGAACAGGATC
This window of the Candidatus Limnocylindria bacterium genome carries:
- a CDS encoding glycoside hydrolase family 15 protein; translated protein: MPRDLPLGNGDFLVTFDARYQLRDIYYPHVGQENHTVGAPCRFGVWVDGKFSWVGDEAWECHIEYEHETLVGDTALHNAALGLRLRCRDAVDFDRNIYFKEVTVEDEFGREREIRAFQHFDAHLFGNEVGDSAFYDPRSQSIVHYKGRRAFLLSGTAGGHSFGLTSFAIGQKDAPGKEGTWRDAEDGVLSRNAVAQGSIDSVGMLSFRVPANGSSTVVFWIGAGASYDDVRELDKLVRERGPASFLARTKDYWRLWANKDESVADHLPAEIARLYKRSTLIIRTQVDNRGAIIAGNDSDVLRFNRDTYSYLWPRDGALVADALDLAGYGEVTRRFFFLCGDLMTREGYLLHKYNPDGSLGSSWHAWSTPEGRLELPIQEDETGLPIWALWQHYERDRDIEFIRPLYRKLVRTGADFMATFREVHSKLPAPSFDLWEERRGIHAFTTAAVWAGLTAARNFAVAFGQHELAKRYAVAAQEIREAALTHLWDEDRGRFVRTVAVLPDGMIVKDATIDISLAGIFLFGMLPAADPRVVATMKAIEQRLTVRTPVGGIARYENDYYFQISQDVATVPGNPWFISTLWLAEWYIATAATLDDLERPLGLLRWCASKALPSGVLAEQVHPYSGEPLSVSPLTWSHAAFVSAVQHYARASARIKGRAHERVVRSGEVIA
- a CDS encoding Rieske 2Fe-2S domain-containing protein translates to MIRLPSVTRARIQRRQLLRVGFLAAVALGATELAASIVPYLRVTRIIGLGAPVAVGTASDILKQFAATNDRPILFREGRFFLLHAPGGIVAAYRKCTHLGCTVPFNAEKDLFECPCHGSRFDKHTAVVVRTPAPKPLQLFHISESPSGSLVVDTNPLNVIDRGDEWDDRYLEIRVAI
- a CDS encoding cyclase family protein, producing MHDVSLVMRADMPTWPGEEGPKTTPLRRIANGDSANVSVVSFGNHTGTHVDPPVHFIEGAGTVDKLPVDALVGPCRVVEFDGPRHISAAWLDLAGIPAGTERILFKTRNSERWREPVKPFDRDFVALDRTAARWCVDRGMKLVGIDYLSIEPQGPEKEGYPTHKQLLGARIVIIEGLDLKDVRPGQYDLACGAIKFEGGDGAPARVFLIER
- a CDS encoding GAF domain-containing protein, with amino-acid sequence MHPQGSSSSNADTRGADEVEIGQAPSRFERAITWTRIAGAVAALLIAPLLPNLGLPYVLALSGFLVAWAVVLHVLSGRASTPADLEQTSKVAFVGDCIVIFLGMLVVTPDPNWVLFPIFAVLFIITAAFRLGDVGAGAATLIVSLEFLGLAIWRERALGLPITLPYLAFIVVLYGLTALIVSAMLREVGVMRRERTALIRDASDALELRRADRERRELLDRERAARTEAEIATARLEALQRITDAALARSGLDDQLSEMLRRIMPVFDARAALALVPSLPAGSFSVRAAVGIDQMLRAPVRVHGGDAERAIQAHRPMPILDLSAAELDALVGSSVQASVVAPLHAEGELVGLLYLASDHGHAFTSDELGLLRLIAERVAGTIDRAALLESERRARGAAEAAEGRMRLLLEAGEALSEETAVQRRLEQITRLAVPKLADFCAIDLLEEDGSLRRVALAALEVDVERANWAVASRYRRDPLGTHPVWEVLRDARPLVWDEVDPDRLQRLARNGDHLRQLLERGICSWMGVPLRVEGRVRGAMSFTNAESRRRFAPDDLATAEELAGRVAAAIARSPGDTIA
- a CDS encoding bifunctional 4-hydroxy-2-oxoglutarate aldolase/2-dehydro-3-deoxy-phosphogluconate aldolase; protein product: MATVQQPLALRRDLVRIFGEDRLVAVVRTATPEIAERAARWVAEAGVRLVEITLTVPDAYELIAKLATDDTFAKQGAIVGAGTVLSGAQAEDAVLAGARFLVSPALVPEMLAVGRARDVMTMPGTMTPSEMLKAAELGADFIKIFPIATIGGPDFVTNVRRALTHLPLVATGNVEYDEIPAYFKAGVVGFGIGGPLIRGDLLDRGDHAGVVANAKRFLAATRRA